The Gemmatimonadota bacterium genome segment ATATACGAAAGCGGAAAAGATCGATTATACGGGTGTCGAGGTTGACAGCACACTGGCTGTTGTCAAGACGGTGGTGTATTACAGGCGGGAGTCGAGTACGATTGACTATAAATTGCATCTCGTTGATGACAAGTGGTTGATTTACGATATGGTCATCGATGAGTTGAGTGTTGCACGCAGCAATCGGTCGCAGTTTCGCCGGGAGATTCGCAGGTCTTCTTTTGCAGGCTTGATGGATAAGTTAAAAGAAAAACTAAGTGAAGATACGTCGGATTAGAAAGGTGGCACCCATTGGTTGAAGCGGGGCTTCGTTTTTTGGCGGGGTGGACTTATCGACACTACAGAGGTATTCTTGTGGTGTCGATTTTGTTGACGGCTTTTTGCAGTATTTTTGTGTACAGGCTTGGACGGAAGCTCGAGACGGATCTCGTTGCCCTGATTCCGGAAAATTATCAGAGTGTGAAGACGCTCAATGAGATCAAACAGCGCGTGGGCGGCGTGGGCAGTCTGGTGGTTTTGGTGCAGAGTCCCGATTTTGAGGCAAATAGGCGTTTTGCCGAGGATCTGGCACGTGAATTACAGGACGAGAAATACGAGACCTATATCAATTTTGTCGATTACAAGCGAGATGCGGAATTTTATCGCAAGAACGCGCTGTTGTTTATGGAAACGGACGATTTGGATGAGGTTCTCACGCGTATAGATGATTATATCATTCAGGAAAAGTTGAAGCTGTCACCGTTGTATATTTCTCTCGATGAAGAAGAAGCCGTGCTCGATTTTTCGGATATTGAGTCTAAGTATCGCACGGCGGATAACGGGGACGAGACGTATTATACCAATCCCGACCGCACCATCCTGGCATTGGAGGCGATGGCAGCAGGTACGGTGAGCAATATCGGTTTTGCCAAGGATATGCAGCGGGTGATCCAGCAGGCGGTTAAGAAGGTGAATCCGCGCGCGTATCACCCACAGATGTTGATTGAATACGGGGGGCCGTTTAAGAACAAAATTGATGAATACGATACCATTTTAAGCGATGTCCGCTCGACGTTGATATTTGGTATCATGGGTATTGTCGCGCTTTTGACATTTTATTTCCGCCAGCCGTTGGCGGCTTTTTTTGTGGCTATTCCGCTGGCGATGGGCTTGATCTGGGCGTTTGCGATTACTTATTGGGTTATCGGCAATTTGAATACTATGACAGTTTTCTTGTTTGTAATCTTGTTTGGGCTGGGGATCGATTTTGGCATTCATATGTTTGCGCGATATCTCGAAGTTCGGATGGACAAGACGGATGTGCGGATGTCTATAGAGACGATGCTGAGTCAGACTGGACAGGCTATTTTGACGGCGGCGATTACCACGTCCATTGCGTTCTTTTCTCTGACTCTGACAGATTTTAGAGGCTTTTCCGAGTTTGGTTTTATTGTGGGTACGGGCATTTTGATGTCGTTGGTCTCTATGACGACTGTATTGCCCGCTGTGCTGGTGCTGGCAGATCAAAGGTTCATGTGGATTCGCATGCGGCATGTGTGGGGACACAATTGGGGCGGCAGCCGGGGGCATTTTCCATATCCATTGTTGGTGATTGCCAGCGCGCTGATTCTCACGATATATCTGGGTATTCATTTGCGCGATATCGATTTTGAATACGATTTTACCAATTTGCGCTCTAATTTGCCCGCATCGGTCAAGGTGAAACAAAAGATGGCGACGATTCCGAAATACGGCAGTGAATCGCAGTCTTATGGTATTGTGCTGGCGGATAGCAAAGCGGAACTCGATGAAATTGTAGATGCATTGGAAAAGAAGATAGCCGAAGATGATCCAACGCCAACAATTGACAAAGTCAAAACGCTCTGGACAGAGTTGCGCGGTCAGGACGAGAAGCTGGAGATAATAGGAGAAATTCGCGCGCTGGCCAATGGGGAGGGCGCGAAGTTGATCAGGGGCACACAAAAGGCAAAGCTCGATTCCCTGCGCGATTTGTTGGATGTCGAAAGACTTTCGGTTGAGGATTTGCCCGAGAATTTATTGAGAAAATTTGAGACTATTGATGGCAGTCAGGCGTATTTTGCGCAAATTTTGCCGAGTGTGCAGTTGCGCGATGGGAAAAACGCCATTGCATTTGCCGAAGATTCACACGAGATTCAAACCGCATCGGGCAAGGTGTTTTATTCGTCGAGTTCCAATATCATTTTTGCCGATATGTTGCAGTTGATGCTGCGCGATAGTCCGCGTGCGATTTCGCTGACAGTAGCGGTTGTGTTTCTCATTGTGCTGGCTGATTTTCGCAGTTTGCGCTCTGCTTTGCTGGTGATTTTTCCCCTTGCCTGTGGCACTATTTGGATGTGTGGTTCGCTGTATTTGCAGGATTTGAAGCTCAATTTCTACAATATGGTCGCATTGCCCACTATCATTGGTATGGGGATTGACAATGGGGTGCATCTCTATCACCGATATAGGCAGGAGGGGCCCGGGTCTATGCCGGTGGTGATCAGGAGCACGGGTGGGGCGATGTTCATTTCTATGTTGACGACGATGATCGGTTTTTTTGGATTGATGATGGCGACGCATCCCGGCCTCAATTCAATTGGGCGATTGGCGTTGATTGGTTTGTTGACCTGTTTTGTGGCTGCCGTGCTGGTGCTACCCGCTATTTTGGAGGTGCTTGAAGGGGGGCGGATGCGGCGAGAGAAGGCATTAGGCGAATCGGAATAATAGCTATGAATTTCTATATTGGCCTGGGTGTGAGTATCGTATCTGGACTTTATACGTCTTTGTGGGGGGCGTTTAAGGATTCGCCTTACGAGGATTTTAAGTCCAGAACTTTTCCCCGGAGTATTTATTTTCATATTGTGATTTTTGCGGTGTTGTATTTTGTCCCGATTTTTAAGGCGAGTTTTTCTGCGCTGGGATGGGTTCAGATTTTTTTTCTGATTATGGGGCTGGAACGGTTTTTGGCCGAGCTTTATAAGGGGTTTTTTCGCACGGAAGATCAGGGTAAGTATTTTGTGCCTTCGCGCATTACGTTTTTTGGGCGGTATGTGGCGAGCGATTTGTTGCGCTATGCTGTGGGAACTGTGCTGGTGCTGGGCGTTTTTGCCGTGTTGTTGATTCCCGCGCCTGTGACGAGTTTCTGGGTCTTTCTCTTGACGGCTTATGTAACAGGTCTGCTGGTGTCGCTTGGCGGGGCGTATAAAGACGCGCCGTTTGAGGGGTTTAAAATTTTGAAGTTTCAGCGGTCGGGTCTGGTGCTGGCGATTTGTTCGCCGCTGTTCTATTTTCTCAATGATTCCATGCATCCCATATCGTTGGGATTTCTGGTTTATATGAATGGTGGGTTGGAGCGTTTTGTCGTGGAGTATTACAAGACTTATATTCAGCGTACGATGTCGGGCAAATTTCGCCCCGATTTGCCGCGGATTCAGCGGTGTATTGATGCCCGAGAAAAATTCCACTACGGGGCACTGATTATTATTGTTGGGTTAATTGTTTTATATTTGTTTGAGGTTTAATGAATTTTAACGACTACGACGCCGTTATTATCGGTACGGGATTTGGGGGTAGTGCCTGCGCTTATGTGTTGGCTGCGGCGGGTATGAAGGTTTTACTGTTGGAACGAGGCGATTGGGCAAGGCGCGATGCAAAGGATTGGGATCCCCGTTCTGTGCTGGTTGAGAAACGCTATCAAGGGCCATCACCGCTTCGGGTGAGGCAATATGAAGACCGCAATTTTTCAGATGTGGTCGAGAATGAGGTGGTTGGTGGGATGTCCGTGTTTTACGGTGGGGCATCGCTGAGGCTGCGCGAAGAAGATCTGGTCGCGTGGCCGATTTTGTATGGGGATCTGTCTCCGCATTACGATTGTGTCGAGCGTTTGTTGGAAGTGCATGGAGAAGAGGGTGTCGATCCGTGCGAACCGCCGCGAACGGGCGACTATTTGTATCCGCCTGTTGAACTGTCCCGTCCTGCACAACGCATTTGGGATGCTGGATGCGCGCTGGGGTATCGGCCTTTTCGCATGCCACTGGCGATCAATTTTTCAGATCAAGCGCGGACGGTGTGTATTCGATGTTTGACCTGCGATGGGTTTCCGTGTCAAATTGAGGCTAAAAATGATCTGACGATGACGTTGCTCAAGTTGGCACAAGATGCAGGGGCTGAGATTTTGACGGGGGTGCAGGTTGCGCGTGTTATTTACAGACGGGGGCGCGTACGCGCTGTGGCGTGTGTGGATCGGCGTACAAAAAAGG includes the following:
- a CDS encoding MMPL family transporter; protein product: MVEAGLRFLAGWTYRHYRGILVVSILLTAFCSIFVYRLGRKLETDLVALIPENYQSVKTLNEIKQRVGGVGSLVVLVQSPDFEANRRFAEDLARELQDEKYETYINFVDYKRDAEFYRKNALLFMETDDLDEVLTRIDDYIIQEKLKLSPLYISLDEEEAVLDFSDIESKYRTADNGDETYYTNPDRTILALEAMAAGTVSNIGFAKDMQRVIQQAVKKVNPRAYHPQMLIEYGGPFKNKIDEYDTILSDVRSTLIFGIMGIVALLTFYFRQPLAAFFVAIPLAMGLIWAFAITYWVIGNLNTMTVFLFVILFGLGIDFGIHMFARYLEVRMDKTDVRMSIETMLSQTGQAILTAAITTSIAFFSLTLTDFRGFSEFGFIVGTGILMSLVSMTTVLPAVLVLADQRFMWIRMRHVWGHNWGGSRGHFPYPLLVIASALILTIYLGIHLRDIDFEYDFTNLRSNLPASVKVKQKMATIPKYGSESQSYGIVLADSKAELDEIVDALEKKIAEDDPTPTIDKVKTLWTELRGQDEKLEIIGEIRALANGEGAKLIRGTQKAKLDSLRDLLDVERLSVEDLPENLLRKFETIDGSQAYFAQILPSVQLRDGKNAIAFAEDSHEIQTASGKVFYSSSSNIIFADMLQLMLRDSPRAISLTVAVVFLIVLADFRSLRSALLVIFPLACGTIWMCGSLYLQDLKLNFYNMVALPTIIGMGIDNGVHLYHRYRQEGPGSMPVVIRSTGGAMFISMLTTMIGFFGLMMATHPGLNSIGRLALIGLLTCFVAAVLVLPAILEVLEGGRMRREKALGESE